In Aegilops tauschii subsp. strangulata cultivar AL8/78 chromosome 3, Aet v6.0, whole genome shotgun sequence, one genomic interval encodes:
- the LOC120976017 gene encoding uncharacterized protein gives MPISLGVRRLLVYGNSDLVVNQVMKEWDIRSPAMAGYCNAVRKLEKKFEGLELHHIPRIKNQAVDDLAKIGSTRKPIPSNVFLEHLHTPLVQEDPFTEEPLQPIGSTNPTEIEIPHVVGLIMEVLVSTPDWTVPYIPYLLRQELPEDEDEARQIIRRSKAFTLISGQLYRGSVTGVALPERMGE, from the coding sequence ATGcccatctcactcggcgtccgtcgcctgcTGGTCTACGGcaactcagacttggtggtcaaTCAGGTGATGAAGGAATGGGATATTAGGAGCCCAGCTATGGCTGGTTACTGCAATGCAGTGAGAAAactagagaagaagtttgaggggttagagctccaccaCATACCCCGAATCAAGAATCAAGCAGTCGATGATCTGGCGAAGATAGGTTCCACTCGGAAACCTATTCCCagtaatgtgttcttggagcatctccACACTCCGttagttcaagaagatccttttaCAGAGGAGCCCCTGCAACCGATAGGTTCAACTAATCCGACTGAGATTGAAATCCCACATGTAGTCggcctgatcatggaggttttagTGAGCACTCCCGACTGGACGGTGCCATATATTCCATATCTGCTCAGGCAGGAGCTTCCAGAGGATGAAGATGAGGCCCGCCAGATCATCCGCAGATCCAAAGCCTTCACGCTGATAAGTGGGCAACTTTACAGAGGAAGTGTTACCGGAGTAGCTCTGCCGGAAAGAATGGGAGAGTGA